One Bacillus sp. FJAT-52991 genomic region harbors:
- a CDS encoding DUF418 domain-containing protein: protein MKQKLSPISVKDRLATIDMLRGFALLGIIIANIVWFLYPVYLQQDPTFKNEWTSFWDQSDYTAQSLLSMFVDGKFIMLFSMLFGFGMVIMQERTAAKQLNFWGIYSRRLIALFIFGCIHAYFIWFGDILTDYAILGLFLLFIHKLKPKTMLIISITLYSLLFILTTVGSLSVDPAAMTIKISEEDQKLIQSTIEVHQNGSIQELVEANIEERTYYTMRNGLYALYSGNPLIYLLANLHFLLIFMFGAAVAKKKWVHHFQQHRKGFFITWLITLIAGGTLNWVLPFVVENQQAVQTIQYVSSPLITIFYAISLIFIYHTVKGKKVLHWLTFPGRMAFTNYISQSIICTFLFGPFAFGVYGKLHLTTGIMIAIAIYVFQVFFSKWWLSKFRYGPLEYVWRSITYLGIK, encoded by the coding sequence ATGAAACAAAAGCTTTCACCTATTTCAGTAAAAGATCGGCTAGCAACGATCGATATGTTAAGAGGTTTTGCGCTCCTCGGCATCATTATAGCAAATATTGTCTGGTTTCTTTATCCCGTCTACTTGCAACAAGACCCCACTTTCAAAAATGAATGGACATCCTTTTGGGATCAATCTGATTACACAGCCCAATCACTCCTCTCGATGTTTGTTGATGGAAAATTTATTATGCTTTTTTCTATGCTGTTCGGTTTTGGGATGGTTATTATGCAGGAAAGAACGGCCGCAAAACAGTTAAACTTCTGGGGAATTTATTCTCGTCGACTGATCGCTTTATTTATTTTCGGTTGTATCCATGCATACTTTATCTGGTTCGGTGATATTTTAACAGACTATGCGATCCTAGGATTATTTCTCCTATTTATCCATAAGTTAAAGCCGAAAACAATGCTAATTATTAGCATAACTTTATACAGCTTATTATTTATCCTTACAACGGTAGGCTCTCTGTCAGTTGATCCCGCTGCTATGACAATAAAAATATCAGAAGAAGATCAAAAGCTCATCCAATCAACGATAGAAGTACATCAAAATGGAAGCATACAAGAATTAGTTGAAGCAAATATAGAGGAAAGAACATATTATACAATGAGAAATGGGTTATACGCTCTGTACTCTGGTAACCCACTTATCTATTTATTGGCGAATCTTCATTTCTTACTCATATTCATGTTTGGGGCAGCTGTCGCGAAGAAAAAGTGGGTGCACCATTTTCAACAGCACAGAAAAGGATTTTTCATTACTTGGCTAATCACTCTAATAGCTGGAGGTACTTTAAACTGGGTTTTACCATTTGTAGTAGAGAATCAACAAGCCGTTCAAACAATCCAATATGTTAGCTCACCGCTTATAACAATCTTTTACGCAATTAGCCTGATCTTCATTTATCACACAGTAAAAGGGAAAAAAGTATTGCACTGGCTCACATTCCCTGGAAGAATGGCATTTACAAACTACATTAGCCAGTCCATCATCTGTACATTCTTGTTTGGCCCTTTCGCATTTGGAGTGTACGGAAAGCTTCACTTAACAACAGGCATTATGATTGCCATTGCCATCTATGTTTTCCAAGTGTTCTTTAGTAAATGGTGGTTATCTAAATTCCGCTATGGACCGCTAGAGTATGTTTGGAGATCGATTACTTATTTAGGAATTAAATGA
- a CDS encoding response regulator transcription factor produces MNEKILIIDDEVEILTFLHDALEDEGYQVFKAANGEEALAQLKHGPDLLILDVMMPGMNGFELCERIRQSVNVPILFLSAKQTENDRVQGLLVGGDDYLVKPFSLRELKMRVYAHLRREERKSSSQQQCLFFGRLIIDLKSGQLFYDSQEIPLTMREFEIIQYLAVNCGQVLTREQIYEKVWGLEATGDSITINEHIKNIRAKLQKAGEQAHRISTVWGRGYRWEK; encoded by the coding sequence ATGAACGAGAAAATCTTAATTATTGACGATGAAGTAGAAATACTTACTTTCTTGCACGATGCATTAGAAGATGAAGGCTATCAAGTGTTTAAAGCTGCTAATGGCGAGGAAGCGTTAGCACAGTTAAAGCATGGTCCTGATTTGTTGATTCTTGATGTGATGATGCCAGGGATGAACGGGTTTGAGTTGTGTGAACGAATAAGACAAAGTGTGAATGTGCCTATTTTATTCTTAAGTGCTAAACAAACAGAAAATGATCGTGTTCAAGGGTTGCTTGTTGGTGGAGATGATTATTTAGTTAAGCCATTTAGCTTAAGAGAATTAAAGATGCGAGTATACGCTCATTTGCGTCGTGAAGAAAGAAAGAGCAGTAGTCAGCAACAATGTTTATTTTTTGGAAGGCTCATCATTGATCTTAAGAGCGGCCAATTGTTCTATGATTCTCAAGAAATTCCACTGACTATGAGAGAGTTTGAAATTATTCAATATCTTGCTGTCAATTGTGGACAAGTACTTACTCGTGAGCAAATTTATGAGAAAGTATGGGGATTAGAAGCGACGGGCGATTCGATTACCATTAATGAGCACATCAAAAATATTCGTGCGAAGCTGCAAAAGGCTGGTGAACAAGCTCACAGAATTTCAACAGTTTGGGGAAGAGGATACCGATGGGAAAAGTGA
- a CDS encoding HAMP domain-containing sensor histidine kinase — protein MGKVNRKNQTLRTKFISSFYLVLFKSIIATITIWLLLFVCMNLLFSTNKLKPANYYEQQLPAIENYIDDVGTSLLSISSQKQLESVIPIEGIDYQVIDLNGVPVYGTYRTKSVGNAEELKRNITAGVTKKDGGFVKYYPVKDELGTVQGAVSLKYDLSLITSNPDNKWVIIFFGIMLLFVVAPFVFFYLFSYFAGKRLSQEFERPFNEIIESTKKIKEQDLDFTLPTISYSVELEQLTQAFEEMRSALRDSLNRQLQLEQERKDMMAAISHDLRNPLTIIQGHAEGLLESGEKQKERLDSYLQTIIRNTNYASHLIADLNEMALVEKPTFTLNPKQTQITQFVQRKSQEYQNLCAEKCIDFQYRMIDEDEKCLRMIDQDRISQVLDNIMTNSIRYTPNHGKIEWITALETDGRVSFEIFDSGPGFSTERKQNVFNKYYQEKSKEPEESGLSGLGLYIAKEIVKKHGGDITVNNREIGGAYVKVRICEL, from the coding sequence ATGGGAAAAGTGAATCGAAAAAATCAGACATTAAGAACAAAATTTATTTCCTCCTTTTACCTTGTGTTATTCAAGAGTATTATAGCTACGATAACAATCTGGTTATTGTTATTCGTTTGTATGAATCTGTTGTTTTCGACGAATAAACTAAAACCCGCCAATTATTATGAACAGCAGCTTCCTGCCATTGAAAACTATATTGATGATGTTGGGACGTCTTTACTTTCTATTAGTAGTCAAAAACAATTAGAATCCGTCATTCCTATAGAGGGGATTGATTATCAAGTCATTGATTTAAATGGTGTGCCCGTCTACGGTACTTATCGAACGAAATCGGTTGGCAATGCGGAGGAGTTAAAGCGAAACATCACAGCAGGTGTAACAAAAAAGGATGGTGGTTTCGTAAAATATTACCCAGTTAAGGATGAGCTAGGAACGGTTCAAGGGGCTGTTAGTTTAAAGTATGATCTTAGCTTAATCACTTCAAATCCTGATAATAAATGGGTGATCATCTTTTTTGGGATCATGCTTCTTTTTGTTGTCGCACCATTTGTGTTTTTTTATCTTTTTTCTTATTTTGCTGGAAAAAGGTTAAGTCAGGAGTTTGAACGACCATTTAATGAAATTATTGAAAGCACGAAAAAGATAAAAGAACAGGACTTAGACTTTACATTGCCGACGATTAGTTATTCTGTTGAATTGGAGCAACTAACGCAAGCTTTTGAAGAAATGAGATCAGCATTAAGGGATTCGCTGAATCGTCAGCTTCAACTAGAGCAAGAACGAAAAGATATGATGGCTGCCATTTCTCATGATTTGAGAAATCCTTTAACTATTATTCAAGGTCATGCTGAAGGTCTATTAGAAAGTGGAGAAAAACAAAAAGAACGATTAGATTCGTATTTGCAAACGATTATTAGAAACACAAATTATGCCAGTCACTTAATAGCTGACTTAAATGAAATGGCGCTTGTCGAGAAGCCTACTTTCACCCTTAACCCAAAACAAACGCAAATCACTCAATTTGTGCAAAGAAAAAGCCAGGAATATCAAAATCTATGTGCTGAGAAATGTATCGATTTTCAATATCGAATGATCGACGAAGATGAAAAATGCTTGCGAATGATCGATCAAGATCGAATTTCTCAAGTGCTTGATAATATTATGACGAATAGTATTCGCTACACACCTAATCATGGGAAGATCGAATGGATTACAGCTTTGGAGACAGATGGAAGAGTTTCATTTGAAATCTTTGATAGCGGCCCCGGTTTTTCAACTGAAAGGAAACAAAATGTTTTCAATAAATATTATCAGGAAAAAAGTAAAGAGCCAGAAGAAAGTGGACTTTCAGGTTTAGGGCTTTATATTGCGAAGGAGATTGTAAAAAAGCATGGGGGCGATATTACCGTCAATAACCGAGAAATTGGTGGCGCATATGTGAAAGTGAGGATTTGTGAGTTGTAA
- a CDS encoding DUF3885 domain-containing protein, translating into MELNQYLNNTFPGLMLAPSLYHQWNIGIHFELGAGIYQFKEDGSLNRERFECAYSQALAIFNELFSDSDEIFLVTNVYQYRWGRSKKKRIKVYDRYIRKKDLKFHVRQETLPYVFDDEDADDYSTSRFSLKCRKRDVKYPLLIQATCHEDFPLKPKLGGNTTSYYPDVFFINVTKNVIFFIYDDRGCEVIANKKETIYSLYEKYGEWIDEYSREEIVQRFT; encoded by the coding sequence ATAGAATTAAATCAATACTTAAACAATACTTTTCCAGGGCTTATGTTGGCACCCAGCCTTTATCATCAATGGAATATAGGTATTCACTTTGAATTGGGAGCTGGGATTTATCAATTTAAAGAGGATGGCAGTTTGAATCGCGAAAGGTTTGAGTGTGCGTACAGTCAAGCATTAGCTATTTTTAACGAACTTTTTTCTGATTCGGATGAAATTTTTCTTGTGACGAATGTTTATCAGTACAGGTGGGGAAGAAGTAAGAAAAAGCGAATAAAGGTTTATGATCGCTATATCCGTAAGAAGGATTTAAAGTTCCATGTAAGACAAGAAACTTTGCCATATGTATTTGATGATGAAGATGCTGACGATTATTCAACATCTCGCTTTTCCTTAAAGTGCCGCAAACGAGATGTTAAATATCCGCTGCTTATTCAAGCAACCTGCCATGAGGATTTTCCTTTGAAACCTAAGTTAGGTGGAAATACTACTTCATACTATCCAGATGTGTTTTTCATTAATGTTACTAAAAACGTTATTTTCTTCATTTACGATGATAGAGGCTGTGAAGTCATCGCGAATAAGAAAGAAACTATCTATTCTTTATATGAAAAATACGGCGAATGGATTGATGAATACTCTCGAGAAGAGATTGTTCAACGTTTTACATAA
- the ucpA gene encoding SDR family oxidoreductase UcpA has translation MRKMDGKVAIVTGAAMGNGQGIAKVLAQHGAKTILADISDQVFETAEQMKQDGLDVHAVQMDVTNNDSVKQAIATIVDKFGKIDALVNNAGVVRLANFLDMSDETRDFQFKVNIEGVWNVTKAVLPFMKEKKYGRIVNLSSVTGTMVADEGETAYATTKAALLGFTKSLAREAANDHITVNAILPGYILTPMAEQIAQESNPSNPQQVIDGISSGVPLGRLGKIEEVGELAAFLASDESSYITGTQIVIDGGSTLPETVSVGV, from the coding sequence ATGAGAAAAATGGATGGAAAAGTAGCAATTGTGACAGGTGCAGCTATGGGAAATGGACAAGGCATCGCAAAGGTTCTTGCTCAGCATGGTGCAAAGACGATCCTAGCTGATATTTCTGATCAAGTATTTGAAACAGCCGAACAAATGAAACAAGATGGCCTTGATGTACACGCCGTCCAAATGGATGTAACGAATAATGACAGTGTCAAACAAGCCATTGCTACAATCGTTGACAAGTTTGGTAAAATTGATGCGTTAGTGAATAATGCTGGGGTTGTACGCTTAGCTAACTTCCTTGATATGAGTGATGAAACACGTGATTTTCAATTTAAAGTGAATATCGAAGGCGTTTGGAATGTCACAAAAGCCGTCCTTCCATTTATGAAAGAGAAAAAATACGGTCGAATTGTCAACCTATCATCTGTAACCGGTACAATGGTGGCTGACGAGGGGGAAACAGCTTACGCGACAACAAAAGCTGCTCTTTTAGGCTTTACCAAATCATTGGCTCGCGAAGCCGCGAATGATCATATAACCGTAAATGCCATCTTACCAGGCTATATTTTAACACCAATGGCTGAACAAATTGCGCAAGAATCCAATCCATCCAATCCTCAACAAGTGATTGACGGCATCTCCAGCGGTGTTCCTTTAGGTCGCCTTGGAAAAATCGAAGAAGTCGGCGAACTAGCCGCGTTTCTGGCATCTGATGAATCCAGTTACATAACAGGCACACAAATTGTCATCGATGGTGGCAGTACGTTGCCTGAAACTGTATCTGTTGGTGTATGA
- a CDS encoding YfcC family protein — translation MYKEKKSKSLNVYVLIFCLIVLSAVLTHFIPAGQFERVEVDGRSVVQPDTFQFIDANPLGFLDIFSSIHGGMVQGANTIFFVLIVGGSFGILSATGALDAFIAMISRKMGNREKLIIPVLMLFFAAGGSLMGMSDETIVYVGVLVPLAIALGFDAITGFAIVIIGASVGFTSAVMNPFTVGIAQGIAGLPTFSGLGFRLILFVVLYVAAVIYVYRYAGKVKKDPSLGFYGKYQHVNKEELLSAYGKMETRHKWVMITFLFNFIILIYGVVKFGWYIPEIAGLFLLFGIIMGLIGKLSPSKIADRFIKGAGDLIGGALIIGLAQAILVIFNTTGIMDTILYYSANALDAFPAVLSAVGMFFFQLALNFLVPSGSGQAALTMPILAPLSDMIGVTRQTAVLAYQFGDGISNIIFPTSGYFMAALAVAGIPWGKWVRWFLPFFLIQIAIAVIALIIAQLIQYGPF, via the coding sequence GTGTATAAAGAAAAAAAGTCAAAAAGTCTTAATGTATACGTCTTAATATTTTGTTTAATTGTTTTATCAGCTGTTTTAACGCATTTTATTCCAGCGGGACAGTTTGAAAGAGTAGAGGTTGATGGCCGAAGTGTTGTTCAACCTGACACTTTTCAATTTATAGATGCAAATCCGCTCGGGTTTTTGGACATATTCAGCAGTATTCATGGTGGAATGGTACAAGGAGCAAACACAATTTTCTTCGTATTAATTGTCGGTGGCTCGTTTGGGATTTTATCTGCGACGGGAGCATTAGATGCGTTTATAGCGATGATATCACGCAAAATGGGAAATCGAGAAAAATTAATTATTCCTGTATTGATGCTGTTCTTTGCGGCGGGCGGCTCGTTAATGGGCATGTCAGATGAGACCATTGTATATGTGGGTGTTCTTGTTCCGTTAGCGATTGCGCTAGGATTTGATGCTATTACTGGTTTTGCGATTGTTATTATCGGAGCGTCCGTTGGTTTTACATCTGCTGTTATGAATCCATTTACGGTTGGAATCGCTCAAGGTATAGCAGGACTACCAACATTCTCAGGATTAGGTTTTCGTCTTATTTTATTTGTCGTCTTATATGTAGCAGCAGTTATTTATGTGTATCGTTATGCAGGAAAAGTGAAAAAAGATCCATCCTTAGGCTTTTACGGAAAATATCAGCATGTAAATAAAGAAGAATTATTAAGTGCTTATGGAAAGATGGAAACCCGCCATAAATGGGTGATGATTACGTTTTTATTTAACTTTATTATTCTCATTTATGGAGTTGTTAAATTTGGTTGGTATATCCCTGAAATTGCTGGTTTGTTCTTATTGTTCGGGATAATAATGGGTTTAATTGGAAAGTTATCACCTTCAAAGATTGCTGATCGCTTTATTAAAGGAGCAGGAGATTTAATTGGTGGCGCATTAATTATTGGTTTGGCACAGGCTATTTTAGTTATTTTTAATACAACGGGAATTATGGACACGATCCTGTATTATTCAGCGAATGCGCTTGATGCATTTCCTGCTGTATTATCAGCCGTTGGGATGTTCTTCTTTCAATTAGCGTTAAACTTCCTTGTTCCATCCGGAAGTGGACAAGCGGCTTTAACGATGCCAATATTGGCTCCTTTGTCGGATATGATTGGTGTTACAAGACAAACAGCCGTTCTTGCTTATCAATTCGGAGATGGAATTTCAAATATTATTTTCCCAACAAGTGGCTATTTCATGGCTGCCCTTGCAGTGGCCGGTATTCCATGGGGAAAATGGGTCAGGTGGTTTTTGCCATTCTTCCTGATCCAAATTGCGATTGCGGTCATTGCTCTTATTATTGCCCAGCTAATTCAATACGGACCGTTTTAA
- a CDS encoding amidohydrolase, producing MQATIVDKHLIKQAIEDRRYLHQYPELSGEEYETSAFIRRRLEALNIELLNYQPPSVVGFIKGIKGDKTIALRADIDALAITEEGDQPYISKRPGVAHMCGHDGHTSVLLAVAEWLSNHREEIEPNVVLVFQSAEEITPSGADALVKQGVLENIDAIFGLHLWQGLEKGKIGLTHGPMMASIDDFEITIEGSGGHGSMPHETVDPIYVATHVIQSLQSIVSRKLNPIDAGVITVGKIEAGSTYNIIPNTAKLIGTIRALTPRAVETIQQQTVQLTEGICQAFGGKATVDFIIGTPPLVNDPKESRFAESVIRKSFGEEVFELIEPVMGGEDFSYYLQQKPGAFIFVGMGGEKSAYPHHHPRFDIDEEVIPDAIKLFIDLVKNYN from the coding sequence ATGCAAGCGACTATTGTCGATAAGCATTTAATTAAGCAAGCGATTGAAGATCGACGCTATCTTCATCAATACCCTGAATTATCAGGAGAAGAATATGAAACAAGTGCATTCATTCGTAGGAGATTAGAAGCCTTAAATATTGAACTATTAAATTACCAGCCACCTAGTGTGGTTGGTTTCATAAAAGGGATAAAAGGCGATAAAACGATTGCTTTGAGAGCAGATATTGACGCTTTAGCGATCACAGAAGAAGGGGATCAACCTTATATTTCAAAGCGCCCTGGTGTAGCTCATATGTGCGGGCACGATGGGCATACATCCGTGTTACTGGCAGTGGCAGAATGGTTATCGAACCATAGAGAAGAAATTGAGCCGAATGTTGTGCTTGTTTTTCAATCGGCTGAGGAGATTACACCTAGTGGAGCAGATGCCCTCGTTAAACAAGGTGTTTTAGAAAATATTGATGCTATCTTTGGTCTTCATTTATGGCAAGGGCTTGAAAAAGGAAAAATCGGGCTTACTCATGGACCGATGATGGCGTCGATTGATGATTTTGAAATTACAATCGAAGGATCTGGCGGTCACGGATCGATGCCACATGAGACGGTCGATCCGATTTATGTGGCCACTCACGTGATTCAATCTTTACAAAGTATTGTGAGTCGTAAATTAAATCCAATTGATGCAGGTGTGATTACCGTTGGGAAAATTGAAGCGGGATCGACTTATAACATTATTCCAAACACCGCCAAATTAATTGGAACGATCCGGGCGTTAACACCACGAGCAGTGGAGACGATTCAACAGCAAACGGTTCAACTGACAGAAGGGATTTGTCAGGCGTTTGGTGGAAAGGCGACGGTTGATTTTATCATTGGAACGCCACCGCTTGTGAACGACCCGAAAGAATCTCGTTTTGCTGAATCTGTCATTCGTAAGTCATTCGGTGAGGAAGTATTTGAGTTAATTGAACCGGTGATGGGAGGGGAAGATTTCTCCTATTATTTGCAGCAAAAGCCAGGGGCGTTTATTTTCGTCGGGATGGGTGGAGAAAAAAGCGCTTATCCGCATCATCATCCTAGATTCGATATCGATGAAGAAGTGATCCCAGATGCCATTAAGTTATTTATTGATCTCGTCAAAAATTATAATTAG
- a CDS encoding dipeptide epimerase codes for MKIKKVDVFAARLPLKEPFIISYLRLDDMPTILTRVETESGLVGWGEAVPDPIVTGETWESTYQIIRNELAPLLIDESPFSIDRIHKKFNETVSEVPSAKAALDIALYDLMGKITGQPVYQLIGGKAHEELQVPKVISIKEPEVMAEDASNYVAAGCRNIKIKVGTNAADDIKRIQAVREAIGKDVQLRVDANQGWSRIEALKVIHETADCNVDWYEQPVKAHDLKSMKEIRSVSHASIMIDEGVHNIHDLVDVIEMRAADMLNIKLMKSGGIYPALALANLAEAADMPCQIGSMVESAIGTMAGAHLAIAKSIIKTNEMVGPQMFLKDVASVTFDGDILQFSNQPGLGIEVDEDFVKEITCFSCEIQ; via the coding sequence ATGAAAATTAAAAAAGTGGATGTGTTTGCTGCTCGTCTGCCATTAAAAGAGCCCTTTATTATTTCTTATCTTCGGTTAGACGATATGCCAACCATTCTTACACGGGTAGAAACAGAAAGCGGTCTAGTTGGCTGGGGAGAGGCAGTACCGGATCCAATCGTGACAGGAGAAACGTGGGAAAGTACGTATCAAATCATTCGAAATGAATTAGCTCCATTATTGATCGATGAAAGTCCATTCTCTATTGATCGCATCCATAAAAAGTTTAACGAAACAGTTTCTGAAGTGCCATCAGCCAAGGCGGCTTTAGATATCGCCTTATATGATTTAATGGGAAAAATCACTGGACAACCTGTTTATCAATTAATTGGTGGTAAAGCCCATGAAGAATTGCAAGTTCCTAAAGTGATTAGTATCAAAGAGCCAGAGGTAATGGCAGAAGATGCGAGCAACTATGTAGCCGCAGGTTGCCGCAATATTAAAATTAAAGTAGGAACGAATGCTGCGGACGATATTAAACGGATTCAAGCCGTTAGAGAAGCTATTGGTAAGGACGTTCAACTGCGAGTCGATGCGAACCAAGGATGGAGTCGAATTGAAGCGTTAAAAGTTATTCATGAAACGGCTGACTGTAACGTCGATTGGTATGAACAACCTGTCAAAGCGCATGATTTAAAATCGATGAAAGAAATTAGATCTGTTTCTCATGCCAGCATTATGATAGATGAAGGAGTACACAACATTCATGATCTAGTAGATGTGATCGAGATGAGAGCGGCGGATATGTTAAATATTAAGCTGATGAAATCTGGCGGCATTTATCCTGCCTTAGCCTTGGCTAACTTAGCAGAGGCCGCTGATATGCCATGTCAAATCGGCTCGATGGTAGAGTCAGCAATTGGGACAATGGCCGGTGCTCATCTCGCTATCGCTAAGTCTATTATTAAAACAAATGAAATGGTCGGCCCACAAATGTTTTTAAAAGATGTGGCAAGTGTAACTTTTGACGGTGATATCCTTCAATTCAGTAATCAACCGGGCCTTGGCATTGAAGTCGATGAGGATTTCGTAAAAGAGATTACATGTTTTTCTTGTGAGATTCAATAA
- a CDS encoding uracil/xanthine transporter, whose protein sequence is MNGHLKTGVASLQWFFFIFVNTIVVPVSIGTAFDLSSAEIAMTLKSSLIVTGVACVLQGLWGHRYPLMEGHSGLMWGLFLNISASASALGMDLQTIGGAMATGVMVSGLVMVVMGGLGLVPWLQKIFTPMVMSVYLFLLAIQLVIIFFSGMLKFTPSGGLDIPVSLFSMAIALLVAVLKIKGKGAVSNFSILIGIVTGWILYRLLFPADELATGGTASFSLFPLGKPNLEWGIIATTFIACMLNMSNTIAAVQAASSFYKEQPTNKQFNRSFSLTGIYTVLTAPLGLVPYAPFASSLGFLESTRIFDRRPFIIGGLLFSVLGLIPAASNFFATLPITVGNAVLFIAYLQLFGTALQSLQGTQFNSNTIFRIAVPILVGISLMTLDPVVFSTLPIFLQPLISNGLMVGVLLSIGLELFVRWDKV, encoded by the coding sequence ATGAATGGGCATTTGAAAACTGGAGTCGCGTCTTTGCAATGGTTCTTTTTTATTTTTGTGAATACGATTGTTGTTCCGGTTTCGATTGGAACGGCGTTTGATTTATCATCGGCGGAAATTGCGATGACATTAAAGAGTTCGCTGATTGTGACTGGTGTGGCCTGTGTGCTCCAAGGACTATGGGGACATCGTTATCCATTAATGGAAGGGCATTCAGGGCTGATGTGGGGGTTGTTTTTAAATATTAGTGCTTCGGCTTCCGCTCTTGGTATGGATCTGCAAACGATTGGTGGAGCGATGGCGACTGGAGTGATGGTTTCGGGGCTGGTCATGGTTGTGATGGGAGGGCTAGGATTAGTCCCTTGGCTCCAGAAAATCTTCACCCCTATGGTCATGAGTGTGTATTTATTTTTGTTAGCGATTCAGTTAGTGATCATTTTCTTTAGTGGGATGTTAAAGTTCACTCCTAGTGGTGGTTTGGATATTCCGGTTAGTTTATTTTCTATGGCGATTGCTTTACTAGTCGCGGTGTTAAAAATCAAAGGAAAGGGAGCGGTTAGCAACTTCTCCATTTTAATTGGAATTGTGACAGGCTGGATATTATACCGTTTGCTATTTCCTGCTGACGAGTTGGCTACTGGTGGTACGGCGTCCTTTTCATTGTTTCCTTTAGGGAAGCCTAATTTAGAATGGGGCATCATTGCGACGACATTTATCGCGTGTATGCTGAATATGAGCAATACGATTGCTGCTGTTCAGGCGGCGAGCTCGTTTTATAAAGAACAGCCGACCAATAAACAATTTAATCGTTCTTTTTCTTTAACGGGTATTTATACGGTTTTGACGGCTCCTTTAGGGCTTGTTCCGTACGCTCCATTTGCCTCTTCACTTGGCTTTCTTGAAAGCACGCGGATTTTTGATCGACGTCCGTTTATCATTGGCGGTTTACTTTTCAGCGTGCTTGGATTAATTCCAGCGGCTAGTAATTTTTTTGCTACGTTACCGATTACGGTAGGGAATGCTGTTTTGTTTATTGCTTATTTACAGTTATTTGGAACGGCTTTACAGTCTTTGCAAGGGACGCAATTTAATTCGAATACCATTTTTCGAATTGCCGTTCCTATATTAGTAGGGATTAGTTTAATGACGCTTGATCCGGTCGTTTTCAGCACTCTTCCGATATTTTTGCAGCCGTTAATTTCAAACGGACTAATGGTAGGTGTGTTGTTATCAATTGGATTAGAGTTATTTGTGCGTTGGGACAAAGTATAA
- a CDS encoding TIGR01777 family oxidoreductase, producing MKVAIAGGTGFVGRAVTVELLKNGYDVYILTRHTNGKTNTEHKKYVKWMTADAIPEQDLQDVEVFINLAGESLNSGRWTEERKQRILDSRISSTKEIIRIIEQLPNKPEVFVNASAIGYYPISNTEAFTESSTAVGSSFLAHTVKLWEEVAQQAEALGIRTVLTRFGVILGKEDGALPRMALPYQLFAGGKIGSGKQWMSWIHMTDVARAILFTIENKDIRGPVNVTAPSPETMDQLGKALAKTLHRPHWLFVPSIVLKIVLGEMSTLVLDGQKVLPEKLLSHQFTFRFPDIESALQDIYV from the coding sequence ATGAAGGTAGCCATTGCTGGAGGAACCGGGTTTGTCGGCAGAGCGGTAACGGTTGAATTGTTAAAAAACGGATATGACGTCTATATCTTAACACGTCATACAAACGGTAAAACAAACACAGAGCATAAAAAATATGTCAAATGGATGACCGCTGATGCTATACCAGAACAGGACCTTCAAGACGTGGAAGTGTTCATTAACTTAGCGGGTGAATCATTAAATAGCGGGCGCTGGACAGAGGAAAGAAAGCAGCGAATTTTAGATAGCCGGATTTCTTCAACGAAAGAAATAATCCGGATTATAGAGCAGCTTCCCAATAAGCCGGAAGTGTTTGTTAATGCAAGTGCTATTGGCTATTACCCTATTTCTAACACAGAAGCTTTTACCGAGTCATCAACAGCGGTTGGTAGTAGCTTTCTTGCTCATACAGTGAAACTTTGGGAAGAGGTCGCTCAACAAGCGGAAGCTTTAGGAATTCGTACCGTCCTCACCCGCTTCGGTGTCATCCTTGGAAAAGAAGATGGGGCCCTTCCGCGAATGGCCTTGCCTTATCAGCTATTCGCTGGAGGAAAAATTGGTTCGGGTAAGCAATGGATGTCATGGATTCATATGACAGACGTAGCCAGAGCGATTTTATTTACAATAGAAAACAAAGACATTCGCGGACCTGTCAATGTGACGGCTCCCTCGCCAGAAACAATGGATCAGCTAGGAAAAGCACTCGCAAAAACACTTCATCGCCCACATTGGCTATTCGTTCCAAGTATCGTCTTAAAAATCGTCCTCGGTGAAATGAGCACACTAGTGCTAGATGGTCAAAAAGTTCTCCCTGAAAAGTTACTTTCTCACCAGTTTACTTTTCGATTTCCTGACATTGAATCCGCACTTCAAGATATTTACGTATAA